A genomic segment from Psychrobacter arcticus 273-4 encodes:
- the pepN gene encoding aminopeptidase N, whose product MPDVPLHAPNKINLKDYQKPSFDVETVSLDIKLFEDHAQVDSILKMVRQSAGDIVLFGEDLELLALTMNGEALTAERYEQSAGKLTISDAPDEVTLAIQVRICPQTNTALEGFYMAGSGDDRMFVTQCEPEGFRKITFYPDRPDVLAIFTTRLEADKRYPTLLANGNLVEAGDMIDAPNRHYAIWHDPTNKPSYLFACVVADLDVLTDSYTTSEGREVLLEVYAKSADIDKCDVGMQALKDSMQWDEVNYGRAYDLDRYMIVAVSQFNMGAMENKGLNIFNTACVLSSPETTTDTRSFSVKAIIAHEYFHNWTGNRITCRDWFQLCLKEGFTVYRDQSFSADQQSSAVQRIDDVATLRAHQFAEDAGPLAHPVRPESFVEINNFYTTTVYEKGAEIVRMIANTLGADHFRKGTDEYFRRYDGQAVTVEDFLSALSITNSKVEDFIDWYRQPGTPVVSGHQDYDSATQTLTITLSQQTRHVSGFDAPKPLPIPVATALFDKESGKIMAERMLLLDQATQTFTFEGISAAPVVSLLRDFSAPVQLNYDYQDEDLAFLLKHETNGFNRWQVTQMLVNRILLPNQGTKSDPDVYLAALAQTLPVLASEDAMLAARLLDIPSAQELAAAILKDYDPELVKAQREGLYQQLAEALKDQWEVLYKQLPLQSYEDSAEARGTRALRNVVLDMALTANVEGAGEWAQQQYDNASCMTERFGALKAMVNHQVVNADEYLAEFYERFQADDLVIDLWFSVQASADNVNADVIKSLLEHVDFDWNTPNRVRSVISAFTSQPTALWTQEGLDIYTDVIKKLDDSNPMIASRLLQVLARWNTLAEPRRQMAHVQLLDVQQQVSSKHVHESLNSVLGTATEEG is encoded by the coding sequence ATGCCTGATGTACCTCTCCATGCGCCTAATAAAATCAATTTAAAAGACTATCAAAAGCCAAGCTTCGATGTTGAAACTGTCAGCTTAGATATCAAGTTATTTGAAGACCATGCACAGGTAGACAGTATTCTAAAGATGGTCCGTCAAAGCGCAGGCGACATCGTTTTATTTGGTGAAGATTTAGAGCTGTTGGCTCTGACGATGAATGGTGAGGCATTGACAGCTGAGCGCTATGAGCAGTCAGCAGGTAAGCTTACGATTAGTGATGCCCCTGATGAGGTAACATTGGCGATTCAAGTACGTATTTGCCCACAAACCAATACCGCGCTTGAAGGCTTTTATATGGCGGGCAGTGGTGATGATAGGATGTTTGTCACCCAGTGCGAGCCGGAAGGTTTCCGTAAAATCACCTTTTATCCAGACCGCCCTGACGTACTCGCGATATTTACCACTCGCCTTGAAGCAGATAAGCGCTATCCAACGCTATTGGCCAATGGTAATTTGGTCGAAGCGGGGGACATGATTGATGCCCCAAACCGCCATTATGCGATTTGGCATGATCCAACCAATAAGCCAAGCTATCTGTTTGCTTGTGTGGTTGCGGATTTAGATGTGTTGACTGATAGCTATACAACCAGCGAAGGTCGAGAAGTCTTGCTTGAAGTATATGCAAAGTCTGCTGACATCGATAAGTGTGATGTCGGTATGCAAGCGCTCAAAGATTCGATGCAATGGGATGAGGTCAATTACGGCCGTGCTTATGACCTAGATCGTTATATGATCGTTGCGGTCAGTCAATTCAATATGGGTGCGATGGAAAACAAAGGGCTAAATATCTTTAATACTGCCTGTGTATTATCAAGCCCCGAAACGACGACGGATACCCGTAGTTTTAGCGTAAAAGCCATTATCGCCCATGAGTATTTCCATAATTGGACGGGCAATCGGATTACTTGTCGTGATTGGTTTCAGCTGTGCCTAAAAGAAGGTTTTACTGTCTACCGTGATCAGTCGTTTTCAGCGGATCAGCAATCAAGTGCGGTGCAGCGTATCGATGATGTCGCCACTTTGCGCGCCCATCAATTTGCAGAGGATGCAGGACCACTTGCGCATCCTGTGCGTCCTGAGAGCTTTGTTGAAATTAATAACTTTTATACCACCACCGTTTATGAAAAAGGCGCTGAAATTGTCCGTATGATTGCCAATACCTTGGGAGCAGATCATTTCCGAAAAGGTACCGATGAGTATTTCCGTCGTTATGACGGGCAAGCAGTGACCGTTGAAGATTTCTTATCGGCGCTTAGTATTACTAATAGTAAGGTGGAAGACTTTATTGATTGGTATCGTCAGCCAGGTACGCCAGTAGTGTCCGGTCATCAAGACTATGATAGCGCCACACAGACATTGACCATTACGTTGAGTCAGCAGACCCGCCATGTCAGCGGCTTTGATGCGCCAAAACCGTTGCCAATTCCAGTCGCAACGGCGTTATTTGATAAAGAAAGTGGCAAAATTATGGCTGAGCGTATGTTGCTATTAGACCAAGCCACACAAACCTTTACTTTTGAAGGGATAAGTGCTGCGCCTGTGGTGTCTTTGCTGCGTGATTTTAGTGCACCGGTACAGCTGAATTATGACTATCAAGATGAAGATTTGGCTTTTTTACTCAAACATGAAACCAATGGCTTCAATCGCTGGCAAGTGACACAAATGCTGGTCAACCGTATTTTATTGCCCAACCAAGGTACAAAAAGCGACCCTGATGTCTATCTAGCGGCATTAGCGCAGACATTGCCTGTGCTGGCAAGCGAGGATGCGATGCTGGCGGCGCGTTTACTTGATATCCCATCAGCGCAGGAGCTGGCGGCTGCTATTCTTAAAGATTATGATCCAGAGTTGGTCAAAGCGCAGCGTGAAGGCTTGTATCAGCAGCTGGCGGAGGCGTTAAAAGATCAATGGGAAGTACTTTATAAACAGCTGCCCTTGCAGTCTTATGAAGACAGTGCAGAAGCGCGCGGCACAAGGGCGCTACGTAATGTGGTGCTTGATATGGCATTGACAGCGAACGTGGAAGGCGCTGGAGAATGGGCGCAACAGCAGTATGATAATGCCAGTTGTATGACGGAACGTTTTGGGGCACTAAAAGCCATGGTGAATCATCAAGTGGTAAATGCTGATGAATATTTGGCAGAATTTTATGAGCGTTTTCAAGCGGATGATTTGGTCATTGATTTGTGGTTTAGTGTGCAAGCATCTGCTGACAACGTCAATGCTGATGTCATAAAATCATTACTAGAACATGTGGATTTTGATTGGAATACCCCCAATCGCGTGCGTTCAGTAATCAGCGCTTTTACTTCGCAGCCAACAGCATTGTGGACGCAAGAAGGTTTGGATATCTATACAGACGTAATTAAGAAGCTGGATGACTCCAATCCTATGATAGCTTCGCGGTT